Proteins from one Gemmatimonadota bacterium genomic window:
- a CDS encoding carbohydrate ABC transporter permease → MWRRASLYIYALAAVIYLTLPFAWVAAVSLMPEREVTQQRWWPDEPTIGNYSLYFDVEGRTADVGAAIARQFPRAIVNSLIIGTAVMLLNLTCGSLAAYALSRLPFRGNLLLLLFYLGSRSVPGVAIMIPMYLLMRSYGLLDTHLSVILSHTTFTLPFTIWILKGYFQTVPLDLERAARVDGCTPLGALLRVFLPVTTPGLVAVGIFAFIASWGEFLFALLFTTTIASRPVTVLASDFAQELQVPFTVIAAGGVLVILLPLVLSFLFQRLIIQGIGGSVTG, encoded by the coding sequence ATGTGGCGACGCGCCTCGCTCTACATCTATGCCCTGGCGGCCGTGATCTACCTGACTTTGCCCTTCGCCTGGGTGGCGGCCGTCAGCCTCATGCCCGAACGGGAGGTGACGCAGCAGCGCTGGTGGCCCGATGAGCCCACCATCGGCAACTACAGCCTCTATTTCGACGTGGAGGGACGGACGGCGGACGTGGGCGCCGCCATCGCCCGGCAGTTCCCCCGGGCCATCGTCAACAGCCTGATCATCGGCACCGCGGTGATGCTCCTCAACCTGACCTGCGGTTCCCTGGCGGCCTACGCCCTGTCGCGCCTGCCGTTCCGGGGCAACCTGCTGCTCCTGCTGTTCTATCTCGGTTCGCGGAGCGTGCCCGGCGTGGCCATCATGATCCCCATGTACCTGCTGATGCGGAGCTACGGACTCCTCGACACGCACCTGTCGGTGATCCTGTCCCACACGACCTTCACCCTGCCCTTCACTATCTGGATCCTGAAGGGCTATTTCCAGACCGTGCCCCTGGACCTGGAACGGGCCGCACGGGTCGACGGCTGCACGCCGCTGGGCGCGCTGCTGCGGGTGTTTCTGCCGGTAACGACGCCGGGACTGGTCGCCGTGGGCATCTTCGCCTTCATCGCGTCCTGGGGCGAGTTTCTCTTCGCCCTGCTCTTCACCACCACCATCGCCTCCCGTCCGGTCACGGTACTGGCGTCGGATTTCGCCCAGGAACTGCAGGTGCCCTTCACCGTCATCGCCGCGGGCGGCGTGCTGGTCATCCTCCTACCCCTGGTCCTGTCCTTCCTCTTCCAGCGGCTCATCATCCAGGGCATCGGCGGTTCGGTGACGGGGTAG
- a CDS encoding ABC transporter ATP-binding protein, whose amino-acid sequence MARVRLNNLTKHFGDVVAVDDVTLDIADREFLTLLGPSGCGKTTLLNMIAGLESPTAGEVWFDDRNVTAVPPERRDIAMVFQTYALYPHMSVFDNVAFGLKMRGVPAEDRKRLVLEASKTMEIEHLLDRKPRALSGGQRQRVALARAIVRDPGVFLLDEPLSNLDAQLRVVMRTELKRLHGELEMTFVYVTHDQAESLILSDRIVVMKEGQIQQIGTPESIYDNPANTFVAGFVGSPPINLLKGTLEQSAGGVWRVVGEGYACDVAASMVERMEPPEGQEVFLGVRAEDIGVEPAPASPGSTSKAPDSATAVASAPDSGSNNSRPPVRATVVVREPMGSDLYLTVDVGGTNVKVRTRPDVRFDRGDSVDLSFDPGKIHLFDGENGEALTTSKL is encoded by the coding sequence TTGGCTCGAGTCCGGTTAAACAACCTTACGAAACACTTCGGCGATGTGGTGGCCGTGGACGACGTCACGCTCGACATCGCCGATCGCGAGTTCCTGACGCTCCTGGGTCCCTCGGGCTGTGGCAAGACCACCCTGCTCAACATGATCGCCGGGCTCGAATCCCCCACGGCGGGCGAGGTATGGTTCGACGACCGGAACGTGACGGCCGTGCCGCCCGAACGGCGGGACATCGCCATGGTATTCCAGACCTACGCCCTCTATCCCCACATGAGCGTCTTCGACAACGTCGCCTTTGGTCTCAAGATGCGCGGCGTGCCCGCGGAGGATCGAAAACGACTCGTGCTGGAAGCGTCAAAGACCATGGAGATCGAACACCTGCTGGACCGCAAGCCCCGGGCGCTCAGCGGCGGCCAGCGGCAGCGGGTCGCCCTGGCCCGCGCCATCGTACGCGATCCGGGCGTGTTCCTCCTCGACGAACCGCTTTCCAATCTGGACGCACAGCTTCGCGTGGTGATGCGCACGGAACTCAAGCGGCTCCACGGCGAGCTGGAAATGACCTTCGTCTACGTCACCCACGACCAGGCCGAATCGCTCATCCTCTCCGACCGTATCGTGGTCATGAAGGAGGGGCAGATCCAGCAGATCGGCACCCCCGAGTCCATTTACGACAACCCCGCCAACACCTTCGTGGCGGGTTTCGTGGGGAGCCCGCCCATCAACCTGCTCAAGGGCACGCTGGAACAATCGGCCGGTGGCGTCTGGCGGGTAGTCGGCGAGGGGTACGCTTGTGATGTGGCTGCGTCGATGGTAGAGCGCATGGAACCGCCGGAAGGGCAGGAGGTATTTCTGGGTGTTCGGGCCGAGGACATCGGGGTAGAACCGGCTCCGGCATCACCGGGATCGACCAGTAAGGCACCAGATTCCGCGACTGCGGTAGCCTCGGCGCCGGACTCCGGGTCAAATAACTCCCGGCCTCCAGTCCGGGCAACGGTCGTCGTGCGCGAACCCATGGGCAGCGACCTTTACCTGACGGTTGATGTCGGAGGCACCAACGTCAAGGTGCGCACCCGGCCGGACGTTCGTTTCGACCGGGGCGACAGCGTGGATCTCTCTTTTGACCCTGGGAAGATACATCTGTTCGACGGGGAGAATGGAGAGGCGCTGACCACATCAAAATTATGA
- a CDS encoding sugar ABC transporter permease, with product MTVLRPSFFMTRTRDFLPLLLNLPAVILLLAFIAYPIGISFWMSLHRYNLRRPDQVYFHGLENYATILASPEFWNALWISLYFTFMAVLLVIVIAMAIALLLHESFRGRGVVRALLLIPWAIPGVVNGLMWVGLLGDYGAFNAMLEDTVATVNYLFGINIVYTGMASPFVALNAAIGAHVWRSVPFACIIFLAAIQAIPTEQYRAARVDGATSWNRFRFITLPWLYHAVLVVAIFETMNGFRAFDLIYALTGGGPGDATHVIAWQTYKEAFARLDFGGANAYSYLITLITMTLAIIYIRLLYRRGLVQG from the coding sequence ATGACCGTACTGAGACCCTCCTTTTTCATGACGCGGACGCGGGACTTCCTACCCCTGCTGCTGAACCTGCCGGCGGTGATCCTGCTCCTCGCCTTCATCGCCTATCCCATCGGCATCTCCTTCTGGATGAGCCTGCACCGGTACAACCTGCGGCGACCCGACCAGGTGTACTTCCACGGCCTGGAGAACTACGCGACCATCCTCGCGAGCCCCGAGTTCTGGAACGCGCTGTGGATCTCGCTGTACTTCACCTTCATGGCGGTCCTATTGGTCATCGTGATCGCCATGGCCATCGCCCTGCTGCTCCACGAGTCCTTCCGCGGCCGCGGCGTCGTGCGTGCCTTGCTGCTCATTCCCTGGGCCATTCCGGGTGTGGTCAACGGCCTGATGTGGGTCGGCCTTCTCGGCGATTACGGTGCCTTCAACGCAATGCTGGAGGACACGGTCGCGACTGTCAACTACCTGTTTGGTATCAACATTGTATATACCGGCATGGCCTCGCCCTTCGTCGCGCTGAACGCCGCCATCGGCGCCCACGTGTGGCGGAGCGTGCCCTTCGCCTGCATCATCTTCCTGGCGGCCATCCAGGCCATTCCGACGGAACAGTACCGGGCCGCCCGGGTGGACGGCGCCACGTCGTGGAACCGCTTCCGGTTCATCACCCTGCCCTGGCTGTACCACGCCGTGCTCGTCGTCGCCATCTTCGAAACCATGAACGGCTTCCGGGCCTTCGACCTGATCTACGCGCTCACGGGCGGCGGTCCCGGCGACGCGACCCACGTGATCGCCTGGCAGACCTACAAGGAGGCCTTCGCCCGGCTCGACTTCGGCGGGGCCAACGCCTATTCGTACCTGATCACGCTGATTACCATGACGCTGGCCATCATCTACATCCGGCTGCTGTACCGCCGCGGACTCGTCCAGGGATAG